A genomic window from Planococcus rifietoensis includes:
- a CDS encoding DUF3168 domain-containing protein, translating into MIQTSLWPLQQAIFQRLSTDAAVMAIATGVHDAVEDGLVHPYITIGAPTTDPLATKNTFKEEVSVVIHAWSTYSGKKEAQEMLNTIMQAIGKGLSIEGPFKLLSVSYPSLQVIDDIDPRIKHGLASFTFTIKNI; encoded by the coding sequence ATGATTCAAACGAGCTTATGGCCGTTGCAACAGGCGATATTTCAACGCCTATCCACTGATGCTGCGGTTATGGCGATTGCAACCGGCGTTCATGACGCTGTAGAAGATGGGCTGGTGCATCCATATATAACGATTGGCGCCCCGACCACAGATCCACTCGCCACAAAGAATACGTTCAAAGAAGAAGTCTCGGTGGTCATTCACGCCTGGTCCACGTATTCCGGGAAGAAAGAAGCGCAGGAAATGCTGAATACCATCATGCAAGCAATCGGTAAAGGGCTCTCAATCGAGGGTCCTTTTAAATTACTTTCGGTGAGTTATCCGTCGCTTCAGGTCATTGATGACATTGATCCGCGGATTAAGCATGGACTGGCGAGCTTTACATTTACGATCAAAAACATTTAA
- a CDS encoding HK97-gp10 family putative phage morphogenesis protein: protein MARGRVKIGNRKLQSAVAEFGDQILEEVRRIVVETAQLIQSEAKARAPVDSSNLRDSIEMEIFDGGLKAVVRVTAEYAIYVEYGTGIYAEGPGGSRAKKIPWSYFSPKLGKWVTTSGMPAQPYWNPAVDAGERYFRREMRRLGK, encoded by the coding sequence ATGGCTAGAGGTCGCGTTAAGATTGGTAATCGTAAATTGCAGTCGGCTGTCGCGGAGTTTGGCGATCAGATTCTGGAAGAAGTCCGGCGCATCGTTGTTGAAACGGCTCAGCTCATCCAATCAGAAGCCAAAGCACGTGCCCCGGTCGATAGCAGCAACTTGCGAGATTCCATCGAGATGGAGATCTTTGATGGCGGGTTAAAGGCGGTTGTCCGAGTGACGGCCGAATACGCCATTTACGTGGAGTATGGTACCGGCATCTATGCGGAAGGCCCCGGAGGCAGTCGCGCTAAGAAGATTCCTTGGTCTTATTTCAGTCCAAAGCTCGGGAAATGGGTGACGACTTCCGGTATGCCTGCACAACCCTACTGGAATCCAGCTGTTGACGCCGGAGAGCGTTATTTCCGCAGAGAAATGAGGAGGTTAGGCAAATGA
- a CDS encoding phage head closure protein — MNEEFPHHVEFQIVGKVPDGGGGYKEDWVTVLDFNGFLDTPNSQELFQAQQLNYTLDRNLFYPYRTDVKEQMRCLFRYDSTVETYELVSKPQDQGGQRETMKLMLKLVPNG; from the coding sequence ATGAATGAGGAATTTCCACACCATGTCGAGTTCCAGATAGTCGGCAAGGTTCCAGATGGCGGCGGCGGCTACAAAGAGGACTGGGTAACGGTCCTAGACTTCAATGGCTTCCTCGATACGCCGAACAGCCAAGAGTTATTTCAAGCGCAGCAGCTGAATTACACGCTGGATCGCAACCTATTCTATCCGTATCGCACCGATGTAAAAGAGCAAATGCGATGCCTTTTTCGCTATGACAGCACCGTCGAGACATATGAGCTCGTATCAAAGCCGCAGGACCAAGGCGGCCAGAGAGAAACCATGAAGCTCATGCTCAAGCTGGTGCCGAATGGCTAG
- a CDS encoding phage head-tail connector protein: MEVEFIPEQEDVNEIKAIMQMSESDTSKDAYIKTMLPLFLESVMAHTNNQFSYTAEGKLRIPGGVKIYLAKAIERNTMKTGLKSRSMGTVSYSYDTSVPEELKGHLAPYRKVKWDE, translated from the coding sequence ATGGAAGTCGAATTCATTCCCGAGCAAGAAGATGTAAATGAAATCAAAGCGATCATGCAGATGTCCGAAAGCGACACCAGCAAAGATGCATACATCAAAACGATGCTGCCGTTGTTTCTTGAATCAGTAATGGCGCACACGAATAATCAATTCAGCTATACGGCAGAAGGCAAGTTGCGAATCCCGGGCGGCGTGAAAATCTATCTGGCCAAGGCAATCGAACGGAACACGATGAAAACGGGGCTGAAATCCCGTTCAATGGGGACCGTTTCTTATTCCTACGATACGTCGGTGCCGGAAGAACTGAAAGGTCACCTGGCGCCTTATCGGAAGGTGAAATGGGATGAATGA
- a CDS encoding major capsid protein, which yields MAKTLISDVIVPEVFNPYVINRTMELSALYQSGIIATNDELQVLASGGGRTLNMPFWNDLDGDDEVLSDTVALTPDKIDAGQDVAVKLLRGKAWAANDLAGDLAGSDPMAAIGNRAADYWTRRMQAATIATLGGVFSSASMANNQIDFTEGGTNTEAKADGKTIIEGSQLLGDAQGGLTAIVVHSRVYSNLKILRLLEYKVDPATNTEFATFDGKRVIVDDGVPVSGGQYTSYLFGPGALGYADGTPSDVQTETDRDKLAGDDILINRKHFILHPRGIAFTSAQVAGKSPSNAELATGSNWNRVYDRKQIRIVKMITNG from the coding sequence ATGGCAAAAACACTTATTTCGGACGTTATCGTCCCTGAGGTATTCAATCCATACGTAATCAATCGCACAATGGAGCTCTCAGCTCTTTATCAGTCCGGTATTATCGCAACAAACGACGAATTGCAGGTATTGGCAAGCGGAGGCGGCCGCACCCTGAATATGCCGTTTTGGAATGATCTTGACGGGGACGACGAAGTTCTGTCCGATACCGTCGCATTGACGCCGGACAAAATTGACGCTGGTCAAGATGTGGCTGTTAAATTGCTCCGTGGTAAAGCATGGGCGGCAAACGACTTGGCGGGAGACCTTGCAGGCTCTGATCCAATGGCAGCAATCGGTAACCGTGCAGCTGATTACTGGACACGCCGTATGCAAGCAGCAACAATCGCGACTTTGGGAGGTGTGTTCTCATCTGCTTCTATGGCAAATAACCAAATCGACTTCACAGAAGGCGGCACAAACACGGAAGCGAAGGCTGATGGCAAGACTATCATCGAAGGCTCTCAGCTTCTTGGTGATGCCCAGGGCGGCCTAACGGCTATCGTCGTTCACTCTCGCGTTTATTCTAACTTGAAAATCTTGCGTTTGTTGGAGTACAAAGTGGACCCAGCTACAAATACAGAGTTTGCTACATTCGATGGCAAGCGTGTAATCGTAGACGATGGTGTTCCGGTCTCTGGCGGTCAGTACACATCTTACCTTTTCGGCCCAGGCGCTCTTGGATATGCTGACGGCACGCCATCTGATGTTCAAACAGAAACAGACCGCGATAAATTGGCTGGGGATGACATCCTGATCAACCGCAAACACTTCATCTTGCACCCACGTGGCATTGCATTCACTTCAGCACAAGTTGCAGGTAAATCACCAAGCAATGCTGAATTGGCGACTGGCTCAAACTGGAATCGCGTATACGATCGAAAACAAATCCGTATCGTGAAAATGATTACGAACGGTTGA
- a CDS encoding phage scaffolding protein has product MDLKELLGEELYQQVSVKAGDKKIAVVSDGNWFPKDKFDAVNADNKELKSQLKDRDTQLDDLKKTAKDSKDLSDEIDRLKQENADKDTKYQEKLQQQALDAKLNEALHGAKAKNPRAVKALLDAEQIKLDGDKLLGLDDQLSALKESDAYLFAEEETPAGLKGRNPHVPPGSEVPSGQKNPWKKDSFNLTEQGRLMREDPTLAQKLQAQA; this is encoded by the coding sequence ATGGATTTAAAAGAATTGCTTGGCGAAGAATTGTATCAACAGGTGTCTGTAAAAGCTGGAGATAAAAAGATTGCAGTCGTCAGTGATGGCAATTGGTTCCCGAAAGACAAGTTTGATGCAGTCAATGCGGATAACAAGGAACTGAAGTCTCAACTGAAAGACCGTGATACGCAGCTGGACGACTTGAAGAAAACGGCAAAGGACAGCAAAGACCTCTCTGATGAAATTGACCGTTTGAAACAAGAGAACGCTGACAAAGATACCAAGTATCAGGAAAAGCTTCAGCAGCAAGCTCTCGACGCTAAGTTGAACGAAGCGCTGCATGGAGCTAAGGCGAAGAACCCACGAGCTGTCAAAGCGCTCCTGGACGCTGAACAAATCAAACTGGATGGAGACAAGCTTCTCGGTCTCGACGATCAACTGAGCGCACTCAAAGAGAGTGACGCTTATTTATTTGCCGAAGAAGAGACGCCAGCAGGACTCAAGGGCCGCAATCCGCACGTTCCGCCAGGCAGTGAAGTTCCATCCGGCCAGAAGAACCCGTGGAAGAAAGATTCATTCAATCTCACTGAGCAAGGTCGCCTGATGCGGGAAGATCCGACACTTGCACAAAAATTACAGGCACAAGCCTAA
- a CDS encoding phage minor head protein: MNQFDIEDLLDKKLMEAEDDLERVFNRRLKTILDQLSRMFEKYEKDGKLTSTEMVKYNRFDKEMARITQMLTDDYRQIVKDMRALQETQYLEKYLLSAYLISQVQPPAAQGFSLPSPATVKEVLLNPIAELTLPKILQQHRNETVRKINIELAEGIQAGESYWVMAKRLERVLGFSSNKARTVARTEAGRARSIAGEKVFEEASAYSKATKVWTSSLDTRVRKSHRKLDGQDADKNGVFHYKTNYTLAPRLWVGVDAASLSINCRCVVIYKINGKLPEYRRGRDYMDDKYQQKLADRIEQYMADESMTYKQAVKKATKELQPPSTVIPFVTYEEWYKEFASA, translated from the coding sequence ATGAACCAATTCGACATCGAGGATCTACTCGATAAAAAACTGATGGAAGCTGAGGATGATTTAGAGCGAGTCTTTAACCGGCGCCTCAAGACCATTTTGGACCAACTATCCCGTATGTTTGAGAAATACGAGAAGGATGGCAAGCTCACATCGACTGAAATGGTGAAATACAATCGATTCGACAAGGAAATGGCACGGATCACACAGATGCTAACGGATGACTATCGGCAGATTGTGAAGGATATGCGAGCCCTTCAGGAGACGCAGTACCTGGAGAAGTATTTGCTCTCAGCTTATCTGATTTCGCAAGTGCAGCCACCAGCCGCGCAAGGATTCAGCCTACCTTCACCAGCAACGGTCAAGGAAGTGCTACTGAATCCGATTGCTGAGCTCACCTTGCCAAAGATTCTGCAGCAACATCGAAACGAGACGGTGCGCAAAATCAATATCGAGCTCGCTGAGGGCATTCAAGCCGGCGAAAGCTATTGGGTGATGGCGAAGCGATTAGAGCGAGTCCTCGGCTTCTCAAGCAACAAAGCACGTACAGTCGCCAGGACAGAGGCAGGACGCGCCCGGAGTATTGCTGGGGAGAAAGTATTCGAAGAAGCATCCGCGTACAGCAAAGCGACCAAGGTGTGGACGTCATCGCTTGATACCCGGGTGCGGAAATCCCACCGGAAACTCGATGGCCAGGATGCAGACAAGAACGGCGTCTTTCATTACAAGACGAATTACACACTGGCTCCTCGCTTATGGGTCGGCGTCGATGCTGCATCGCTCTCTATCAATTGCCGATGCGTCGTGATCTACAAAATCAACGGAAAGCTTCCGGAATATCGCAGGGGCCGTGATTACATGGACGACAAGTATCAGCAGAAGCTTGCAGACCGCATTGAGCAGTATATGGCTGATGAGAGCATGACGTATAAGCAAGCTGTCAAGAAGGCGACGAAAGAGCTGCAGCCGCCGAGCACGGTCATTCCTTTTGTGACGTATGAGGAATGGTATAAGGAGTTTGCTTCAGCTTAA
- a CDS encoding phage portal protein, with amino-acid sequence MTYFEIIEGEIYFDVSEEVNPAPHFYYNGTGYGWEEVPFVEFINNEERLGDLKFYKNYIDAYDLITSDTLNTLDEMQSLIYILKGYQGTNLKEFMTNLKRFKMIATDKDGGVDTKQAEVPVTAVDSVLDRYTKDIFYFGQGADVSMDKFGNAPSGVALRQLFQLLDMKASVMERKFTKGLKHFAWFLVEYINITEKKDHDYKDLTFTFNKSMLTNEAEQIEMGQNSAGIASKETILENHPWVKDVELEMRRLEEEAIRFGESLPPLNEDDEPNGGASSSNAQEQTNGNDEFPCPECNGDGKITSPATAKQIQCPSCKGTGVRKQ; translated from the coding sequence GTGACCTATTTCGAGATTATCGAAGGCGAGATTTACTTTGATGTGTCGGAAGAAGTCAATCCGGCGCCTCACTTTTATTACAACGGCACAGGCTATGGCTGGGAAGAGGTCCCGTTCGTTGAGTTCATCAATAACGAAGAACGGCTCGGTGATTTGAAGTTCTATAAGAATTACATTGATGCCTATGACCTGATTACTTCCGACACACTGAATACGCTGGATGAAATGCAATCGCTGATCTATATCCTCAAAGGCTATCAGGGCACCAACCTAAAAGAGTTCATGACGAACCTAAAACGCTTCAAGATGATTGCTACGGACAAAGACGGCGGCGTTGATACCAAACAGGCAGAAGTGCCGGTAACAGCCGTAGACAGTGTGCTCGATCGTTACACGAAGGATATTTTTTACTTTGGCCAAGGCGCTGATGTTTCCATGGACAAGTTCGGCAATGCGCCGTCCGGGGTCGCCCTTCGGCAGTTGTTCCAGCTGCTGGACATGAAAGCGAGCGTCATGGAACGGAAGTTCACGAAGGGCCTCAAGCACTTTGCGTGGTTCCTGGTCGAATATATCAACATCACCGAGAAAAAGGACCATGACTATAAGGACCTGACGTTCACTTTCAATAAGTCGATGCTCACCAATGAGGCCGAGCAAATCGAGATGGGGCAGAATTCAGCGGGTATTGCCAGCAAGGAAACCATTCTCGAAAACCATCCGTGGGTGAAAGATGTCGAACTGGAGATGCGGCGACTGGAAGAAGAAGCGATACGCTTCGGGGAATCATTGCCGCCCTTGAACGAGGACGACGAACCAAATGGCGGCGCCAGTTCATCAAACGCTCAAGAGCAAACTAATGGCAATGACGAGTTTCCTTGTCCGGAGTGTAACGGTGACGGCAAGATAACGAGTCCAGCGACCGCCAAACAGATTCAGTGTCCTTCCTGTAAAGGAACGGGCGTGAGGAAGCAATGA
- a CDS encoding phage portal protein: MYPGDPTHTEELIEVIKEGKPLTEDIVKQMVDKHVESTKGDDEGVRYYMGETDIQSRVIYKYGENNQKTADRDAKNNKLSSGFHKLLVDQKTGYLAGKPITIGSKSDDAKLLEKVTEMLSDEFEDVIPELIKNVSNKGREWLHPYIDADGLFDYIRIPKEEVIPIYDRSKQKNLLHAIRVYSVDDKTSKSSFGISSK, from the coding sequence ATGTATCCAGGAGATCCAACCCATACAGAAGAACTGATTGAAGTCATTAAAGAGGGCAAGCCATTGACGGAGGATATCGTCAAACAGATGGTCGATAAGCATGTCGAGTCCACTAAAGGGGATGACGAAGGCGTCCGTTATTACATGGGCGAAACCGACATTCAAAGCCGCGTGATCTATAAATATGGCGAAAACAACCAGAAGACAGCCGACCGGGATGCCAAGAACAACAAACTGTCCTCAGGATTCCACAAGCTCCTGGTTGATCAGAAGACCGGCTATTTGGCTGGCAAGCCCATCACGATTGGTTCCAAGTCAGATGATGCGAAACTGCTTGAGAAAGTGACGGAAATGCTCTCAGATGAATTTGAGGACGTGATTCCGGAACTGATCAAGAACGTATCGAACAAAGGGCGCGAATGGCTGCATCCATATATTGATGCTGATGGCCTGTTTGATTATATCCGCATTCCGAAAGAGGAAGTCATCCCAATCTATGACCGGTCTAAGCAGAAGAACCTGCTGCATGCCATCCGCGTGTATAGCGTTGATGATAAGACTAGCAAGTCGAGCTTTGGGATAAGCAGCAAGTGA
- a CDS encoding terminase B: protein MEKFKKRIHVYRKEPWTFAREVCSFEPDTWQMQVLQDIVDNTHVSVRSGQGVGKTGLEAVITLWFLTCFPFPKVIATAPTKQQLHDVLWAEVSKWQSKSPLLKTLLKWTKTKIYMRKYEERWFATARTATKPENMQGFHEDHMLFIVDEASGVADDIMEAILGTLSGEYNKLVMFGNPTRTSGTFYDSHNKDRHHYKTHKVSSMDSSRTSKKNIEMLLDKYGRDSDVARVRIFGDFPRAEADAFIPLEIVDVAVSASLNISPEWTIADLGVDVARFGDDETIIAPRIGEKVLPLATYRKQDTTATTGNVLATARELMRAHPHLREIYIKVDDSGVGGGVTDQLKEAIYEQRLPYKVYPVVNNGKANDFEHYENVGTEQWGVVREMLNDNLSRHLQGGPSTVDFPNDDKLISQLTSRKYRMTSKGKIALERKEDMKKRGLQSPDRADAVVLAFYRPKDSMWILT, encoded by the coding sequence ATGGAAAAGTTTAAAAAGCGCATTCACGTTTACCGCAAAGAGCCTTGGACATTCGCCAGGGAAGTATGCAGTTTTGAGCCGGATACATGGCAAATGCAAGTGCTGCAGGACATCGTCGATAATACGCACGTTTCCGTCCGTTCGGGTCAGGGTGTTGGGAAAACGGGATTAGAAGCCGTCATTACGCTATGGTTCCTGACGTGTTTCCCTTTCCCGAAGGTCATTGCTACCGCCCCGACCAAACAGCAGTTACACGATGTCCTGTGGGCCGAGGTCAGCAAATGGCAATCGAAAAGCCCCCTGTTGAAAACGCTGCTGAAATGGACCAAAACGAAAATCTATATGCGGAAATACGAAGAACGCTGGTTTGCTACTGCTCGGACTGCTACGAAGCCTGAGAACATGCAGGGCTTTCACGAAGACCACATGCTTTTCATCGTGGACGAAGCATCCGGGGTAGCAGACGACATCATGGAAGCCATTCTCGGGACGCTCTCGGGAGAATACAACAAGCTGGTCATGTTCGGAAACCCAACACGCACCAGCGGCACGTTCTATGATTCACACAACAAAGACCGGCATCATTACAAAACGCATAAGGTTTCCAGTATGGACAGCAGCCGGACCAGCAAGAAGAATATTGAGATGCTACTTGATAAGTACGGTCGAGATAGCGATGTGGCGAGAGTACGGATTTTCGGCGACTTTCCACGAGCTGAGGCAGATGCGTTCATTCCATTGGAGATTGTCGATGTAGCCGTATCAGCAAGCCTAAACATTTCTCCCGAATGGACCATTGCAGATCTCGGCGTCGATGTGGCGCGTTTTGGTGATGATGAAACGATCATAGCCCCACGCATCGGCGAGAAAGTGCTGCCACTCGCTACCTATCGAAAACAAGACACGACCGCAACGACCGGTAATGTGCTGGCGACGGCTCGTGAATTGATGCGAGCTCATCCTCATTTGAGAGAGATTTACATCAAAGTGGATGACAGCGGCGTCGGTGGTGGTGTAACTGACCAATTGAAAGAAGCCATTTACGAGCAGCGGCTTCCATATAAAGTCTATCCGGTCGTGAATAACGGCAAAGCAAACGACTTTGAACATTACGAGAATGTCGGGACCGAGCAATGGGGCGTGGTTCGGGAGATGCTGAATGATAATCTATCCAGGCATCTGCAAGGCGGCCCGAGTACAGTCGACTTCCCGAATGACGACAAGCTCATTTCACAGCTCACTTCCCGCAAGTACCGGATGACCAGCAAAGGCAAAATCGCATTGGAACGAAAAGAGGATATGAAGAAGCGCGGACTGCAATCCCCTGATAGGGCGGATGCGGTCGTTTTGGCGTTCTATCGTCCGAAAGATTCGATGTGGATCCTAACGTAA
- a CDS encoding terminase small subunit, giving the protein MDWQAVRSEWESNKITLAALAEKHSLKLGTLKSRKSREGWSRGSTGASSKKDATKSTKVATRNPVIESSELNEKQQQFCLHYIRHFNATKAYQETYGCAYSTARVEGSRALTNPSIKSEIRRLKAEMQNELFIDAGDLAREYMKMAFADINDFLEFGSREIVVRDKHGQVMTDKEGAEITFKESFIHLNDSASVDGTLISEVKQGRDGISLKLHDKQKAMQELSKRLLSIDELKAEKMRVEIERLKLEDSGDYDDAIDDWVDAVTADE; this is encoded by the coding sequence ATGGATTGGCAAGCGGTTCGGAGTGAATGGGAATCCAACAAGATTACACTGGCAGCTCTGGCTGAAAAGCACAGCCTGAAACTAGGGACGCTGAAAAGCAGAAAGAGCCGCGAAGGATGGTCCAGAGGTTCAACGGGTGCATCTAGCAAAAAGGATGCAACCAAAAGCACGAAGGTTGCAACCCGAAACCCTGTGATTGAATCATCTGAGCTTAACGAAAAGCAACAGCAGTTTTGTCTGCATTACATCAGGCATTTCAATGCTACGAAGGCATATCAAGAAACATATGGATGTGCATATTCAACAGCGAGAGTAGAAGGCTCACGAGCCCTAACGAATCCTAGCATAAAGAGCGAGATACGAAGGCTCAAAGCAGAAATGCAGAATGAGCTGTTCATCGATGCAGGAGACTTAGCCCGCGAGTATATGAAAATGGCCTTTGCGGACATCAATGACTTCCTGGAATTTGGCTCACGAGAAATCGTGGTCAGAGATAAGCATGGTCAAGTCATGACAGATAAAGAAGGTGCGGAGATTACGTTCAAAGAAAGCTTCATCCATCTCAACGATTCAGCATCCGTAGACGGCACTCTGATCAGCGAAGTCAAACAGGGACGAGATGGAATATCCCTAAAGCTTCATGATAAGCAGAAGGCCATGCAGGAGCTGAGTAAGCGTCTGCTGTCGATTGATGAATTGAAGGCTGAGAAGATGAGAGTCGAAATTGAACGATTAAAACTTGAAGACTCTGGCGATTATGACGACGCCATTGATGACTGGGTAGATGCGGTGACAGCTGATGAGTAG
- a CDS encoding GTP pyrophosphokinase: protein MTKEKIINDFEKNLTILEALKPRLKTLIEILIKENAIIVHDVQARVKEKKSLENKISKKEDKYNELKDITDIVGIRIITYFNIDVDLIAKIIEKEFKIDEENSVDKRITDPDRFGYSSLHFVVEFKEERLEFIEYKDFKDIKFEIQIRSILQHAWAEIEHDLGYKTKNELPEGIRRDFSRISSLLEIADNEFYRIKEFLENYEKEVELKLENQTLNVAIDKISLSEYMEKSSIVDEISNSMENIKNNVHIENYYSYKPYNLGALSHFNIKTIAELDSILQENKESIISFFEKWLSDDNELMHIDKSTVLFYLFYVLTYKNFDKEDFVEYMKMVGFNNVLMREILLDFENLKKEDFII from the coding sequence TTGACTAAAGAGAAAATCATTAATGATTTTGAAAAAAACTTAACTATATTAGAAGCGTTAAAGCCGAGACTAAAGACTTTAATCGAAATACTTATAAAAGAAAACGCTATAATTGTTCATGATGTTCAAGCCAGAGTTAAAGAAAAGAAAAGCTTGGAGAACAAAATAAGCAAAAAAGAAGATAAATACAATGAACTTAAAGATATAACTGATATTGTTGGAATAAGAATAATAACTTATTTTAATATAGATGTGGATTTAATAGCGAAAATAATAGAAAAAGAATTTAAAATTGATGAAGAGAATTCAGTTGATAAAAGAATTACAGATCCCGATAGATTTGGCTATTCTTCTTTACATTTTGTTGTAGAATTTAAAGAAGAAAGACTAGAATTTATCGAATACAAAGATTTTAAAGATATAAAATTTGAAATTCAAATAAGATCAATATTACAGCATGCATGGGCAGAAATCGAACACGATTTAGGATATAAAACAAAAAATGAATTGCCGGAAGGTATAAGAAGAGATTTTTCCAGGATATCTAGTCTACTCGAAATAGCAGATAATGAATTTTATAGAATAAAAGAGTTTCTCGAAAATTACGAAAAAGAAGTAGAACTTAAATTAGAAAATCAAACTTTAAATGTCGCCATTGATAAGATTTCCTTATCCGAGTATATGGAAAAGTCATCTATAGTCGATGAAATATCTAATAGTATGGAAAATATAAAAAATAACGTTCATATAGAGAACTATTACTCCTATAAACCTTATAACCTCGGAGCTTTGAGTCATTTCAATATTAAAACAATCGCAGAGTTAGATTCTATTTTACAGGAGAATAAAGAAAGTATAATAAGTTTTTTTGAAAAGTGGCTTTCAGACGATAATGAATTAATGCACATAGATAAAAGTACAGTATTATTTTATCTATTCTATGTATTGACGTATAAAAACTTTGATAAAGAAGATTTTGTAGAATATATGAAAATGGTTGGGTTTAATAACGTATTAATGCGAGAAATTCTTTTGGATTTCGAAAATTTAAAAAAGGAAGATTTTATTATTTAA
- a CDS encoding XtrA/YqaO family protein: MRLQDVKISETGELILDILELPGSHVLLISNGKVKLGALPPHAETRIKTHEGKVRRVNFDEGEEF, translated from the coding sequence ATGCGCTTACAAGATGTTAAAATTTCGGAGACAGGCGAACTGATTTTGGATATACTGGAATTACCGGGAAGCCATGTGCTATTGATTTCAAACGGCAAGGTCAAGCTCGGGGCGCTACCACCTCATGCTGAGACAAGAATCAAGACGCATGAGGGGAAAGTCCGGCGTGTGAACTTTGATGAGGGGGAAGAGTTTTGA
- a CDS encoding RusA family crossover junction endodeoxyribonuclease, protein MNQIAFEIVGQPVAQGRPRAGKSFTGKTVLYDPAKSRDFKQYVKLVASQHKPQELIQGPIHLELTFYQPTPKKYQTRPKQELIAAGLLLPTTKPDVDNLAKGVKDGLFKVIWQDDSQVVSITVKKLYSMTPRVDVLISY, encoded by the coding sequence ATGAACCAAATTGCATTCGAAATAGTCGGACAGCCAGTCGCCCAGGGTCGTCCCCGAGCCGGAAAAAGCTTCACCGGCAAGACGGTTCTCTACGATCCGGCAAAATCACGGGACTTCAAACAATACGTGAAGCTCGTTGCATCCCAGCACAAGCCACAGGAGCTCATTCAGGGTCCGATACACTTGGAGCTGACATTCTATCAGCCGACACCGAAGAAGTATCAGACGCGGCCGAAACAGGAGCTTATTGCCGCAGGGTTATTGCTGCCGACTACAAAGCCGGACGTTGATAATCTAGCGAAGGGTGTGAAGGATGGATTGTTCAAGGTTATTTGGCAGGACGACAGCCAAGTGGTCAGCATAACGGTGAAGAAACTGTATAGCATGACGCCACGCGTGGATGTGCTGATTAGCTACTAA
- a CDS encoding dUTP diphosphatase — translation MGISNLFEKQRPLDAEITGKHPVQPGEDRLKKKMLALGVELGECANEQRSWKFWSTDQEPRTEVRESIIGHEEYSEVFDSYEIKNPLLEEFVDILHFVLSIGNDLNFKEYHLLGNYFRGQLTDGEPDVTDAFLVVNEQLALLSKTYRMQGIKGDVALTVYYALLLESFLELGNVLGFKEEQIVEAYQSKNQINWERQESGY, via the coding sequence GTGGGAATCAGCAATCTATTTGAAAAGCAACGGCCGCTGGATGCGGAGATTACAGGGAAGCATCCGGTACAACCGGGTGAAGACCGGTTGAAGAAAAAGATGCTGGCATTAGGCGTTGAGTTAGGCGAATGTGCGAATGAACAGCGGTCGTGGAAGTTCTGGAGTACCGATCAGGAGCCGCGCACAGAAGTTCGAGAATCTATTATTGGTCATGAAGAATATAGCGAAGTGTTCGATAGCTATGAAATTAAAAATCCATTGCTTGAGGAATTCGTCGACATCCTTCACTTCGTTTTATCGATCGGGAACGATTTGAATTTCAAAGAGTATCATCTGCTCGGAAACTACTTCCGAGGGCAGCTTACTGACGGGGAGCCTGATGTGACGGATGCATTTCTGGTCGTCAATGAACAGCTCGCGCTCTTGAGCAAGACTTACCGCATGCAAGGGATTAAAGGCGATGTTGCACTGACCGTCTATTACGCGCTGCTGCTGGAATCGTTCCTGGAGCTTGGGAACGTGCTTGGCTTTAAGGAAGAGCAGATTGTTGAAGCGTATCAGAGCAAGAACCAAATCAACTGGGAACGTCAGGAGTCCGGATATTGA